GAACGACAACCAGTTCGTGGTTTTCAGCTCGAACAGATCAACCAGATCTGCTTCAGGGAAGACCGTATTACCCACCACGTTGATGTGCTGGATAGCTGCAACGGTGCCTTCATTGATATTGACCTTCAAGGCAACACGGTTACGCGGCTCAGGCACCACTTCGGTGTCTACCGTCGCCGAGTAGCGGCCTTGGGCAACATACTGACGTTGCAGTTCGTTACGCACGCCTTCAAGGGTGGCACGCTGGAAAATCTCACCTTCGGCCAACCCCGACTGTTTCAGACCTTTCATCAGGTCATCAGTGGAGATCGCCTTGTTCCCGTCAATGGTGATGCTCGAGACGGAAGGACGTTCGACAACCGTGATAACAAGCACATTGCCATCACGACCCAGTTGGATATCCTGAAAGAACCCGGTTTTGAACAACGCACGAGTGGATTCCACCAAACGGCGGTCATCCGCTACCTCACCCACGTTCAGAGGCAACGCACCAAACACGCTACCAGCGGAAACCCGCTGGAGCCCGTTGACACGGATATCAGAGATAGTGAAGGACTCGGCGTGAACTTCGGCGATCATCAGTACGGCGAGAACCGCAGTTAGCAGCAGACGTTTCATGAAGTCCTTTCTTATTCCAACTGGCAATAAACAAACTGCCGCAAAATGCGGCAGATTCGCAATTCAGCGAAGCGTTTACAGACGGCCCAAATCGTTGATCAAGGCAAGTAACATCACCCCGACCACCAAGCTGATACCAATCTGCATTCCCCAACCCTGCACCCGATCTGACAAGGGACGACCACGCGCCCACTCGATCAGATAAAACAACAAATGTCCCCCATCCAGTACTGGTATGGGCAACAAGTTCAGAACCCCCAGGCTTATGCTCAGATAAGCCAGAAAATTCAGGAAATCCGCAGCACCCGACTGGGCAGAAGCGCCCGCCACTTTAGCAATGGTTATCGGTCCACTCAAGTTTTTTACCGAGAGCTCACCGAACAACATTTTCTTGAGTGAGTCGAGCGTCAATATGCTCATGGTCCAGGTGCGTTTTGCCCCCTCACCGATTGCGGCAAGCGGGCCATAACTGACCTCACGAATCATCGATGGTGGCCAATCAATACCCTTCACCCCGGCACCCAGATACCCGGTTGCCGCCTTGCCCTCGCCGCGAACAGCCAGCGTGACCGGAATATCGACAGGCACGCCATCACGCTCGACACGCAACACAACGCGGGCTTCAGGGTGAACTCGTACCCAGTCCACGACCTGCTGCCAGTCTTTGACGGCTAGATCATTCATGGCCAGCAGTTTGTCACCGGTTTTAAGCCCGGCAGCCTGGGCTGGCCCTTTCGGATCGAGTTCTGCCAGAACCGCCGGCAACTCGGGGCGCCACGGGCGAATACCCAAAGAGGCGATAGGGTCCGGCTCATCAGCAGCCTTGAGCCAGTCTTTCAATACAAGCTGGTGCGAAGCTTCGGCGGTGGAGCCGGGCTCCCGCACGACAACCTGCATGGAGCCACTTTCGCCCAGGCGACGAACCAGTTGCAGATTGACGTTGGACCAGCCCGTGGTTGGCTCGCCATCAATGGAAACGATTTCCTGGCCAGCCACCAGACCTGCCTGTGCCGCCAGGCTGCCGCCTTCTACCGCACCAATGACCGGCCGCACTTGCTGGCTGCCCATCATTGCCAGCACCCAGAAAAAAACCATCGCCAGCATAAAGTTGGCAATTGGCCCGGCAGCGACAATAGCAATGCGCTGGCCGACTGTTTTGCGATTGAACGATTGATCGAGCTGGTCGGCCGGCACCTCGCCTTCGCGCTCGTCGAGCATTTTTACGTAACCGCCCAACGGGATCGCGGCGACGACAAACTCGGTGCCCTGACGGTCATGCCAGCGCAACAGGGGTGTACCGAAGCCCACGGAGAAACGCAGAACCTTGACGCCACAACGGCGCGCCACCCAAAAGTGACCGAATTCATGAAAAGTGACCAACACCCCCAATGCCACCAGGGTGCCAACAATCATATAGAGCGCACTCATCTACTTTCTCCGCGATTCTGTCCGGTTCCGGCAAACACCACTTTTCAACCGTTACGGCTCAACCACTGCTCAGCCAGCACCCGAGCCTTGCCATCAGCGGCAAATACCGCCTCCAGTTCGTCTACGGCGACTACAGGCTCGCTATTTAACACGTCTTCAATAATACGGGCGATCTGCGGATAACGGATTCGTCCATCCAGAAAAGCTGCGACCGCAACCTCGTTCGCTGCATTGAGCATCGCTGGCGCGCTATTACCTGCCATGGCCGCCTCGCGAGCCAGACGCAAGCAAGGGAAACGTTGCTCGTCCGGGCGCTGAAAGTCCAGCCGCGCGACAGCAAACAGGTCCAGCGGCGCAACACCTGAGTCAATGCGCTCTGGCCAGGCCAGGGCATTGGCAATGGGGGTACGCATATCCGGATTGCCCAACTGGGCCAGCACCGAACCATCCACATAATCGACCAGCGAATGGATCACGCTTTGCGGATGGATAACCACTTCAACCTGCTCCGGCCTGGCATCGAACAACCAGCAAGCCTCGATCAACTCCAGGCCCTTGTTCATCATGCTGGCCGAATCTACCGAAATCTTGCGCCCCATCGACCAATTGGGATGGGCGCAGGCTTGATCCGGCGTAACGTGCTCAAGCTCGGCCAGGGGTGTTTCACGGAAAGGACCACCAGACGCTGTCAGAAGAATCCGACGAACACCCACCGCTCCCAGCCCGCGCGAGAAATCCTGCGGCAAGCACTGGAAAATTGCGTTGTGCTCGCTGTCGATAGGCAGCAACACCGAACCACTATTACGCACGGCCTGCATGAACAGGTCGCCCGTCATCACCAGAGCCTCCTTGTTCGCCAACAAGATCTTCTTGCCGGCATTCACTGCCGCCAGCGTTGGACGAAGGCCCGCAGCGCCCACGATTGCCGCCATCACCGAGTCAACTTCAGGCGCGGAGGCTATCTGGCACAAGCCTTCCTCGCCCACCAGCACTTCGGTGTTGAGCCCCGCAGCGCGCAGGCCCGCCTGCAGCTGGCTGGCAGCGTGCTCGTGGGGCACGACTACAACTTGCGGCCGGTGCTTGATACACAAGGCCAGCAGCTCGGCGAGACGGCTATAGCCACTCAAGCCGAAGACCTGATAACGATCAGGGTGACGCGCAATAACATCCAGGGTGCTCAGGCCAATGGAGCCCGTCGCACCCAGAACAGTAATCTGTTGTGGACGACTCATGAGGCCGCCATCCACAGCAATACAGCAAATACAGGGATCGCGGCCGTCAGGCTGTCGATGCGATCCAGAACGCCGCCATGACCAGGCAGCAGGTTACTGCTGTCTTTAACACCGGCCTGACGCTTGAACATGCTTTCTGTGAGGTCGCCTACCACCGAGATCAGTACGATCACGGCGGCGCCTACCAGCGCAGCAAACATCTGGGAAGCGCTCCAGTCGCGCACAACACCCACCGCGGCCGTGATCAGCAAGCTCAGCAACAAGCCGCCAAAAACACCTTCCCAGCTTTTGCCCGGGCTGACTTTAGGGGCGAGCTTGCGCTTGCCAAACTTGCGACCGGAAAAGTAAGCGCCTATGTCTGCGCCCCACACCAGAACCATCACCGCCATGATCAGCCAATTACCCAGCGGCATGGCCTTGATCAATACCAGGCCTTGCCAGGCCGGCAGCAGGATCAACAGGCCAATGACCAACTTGGTCGCAATGCTCGACCAATGCACAGCCGACTTCGGGAAGGTCAGCACAAAAAAGGTTGCTGCTGCCCACCACAACACGGCCGCACCCAGCACCCACGGCGCCAGGTCAGGGAAGATATGCAGACCGAATAGCAACAAGGCCACTACCGCGGCAAATACAACCCGTGCAGGCTGAGCCTCAAAGCCGGCAAGACGCGCCCACTCCCAGGCCCCCAAGGTAACGACCACGCCAATAAACAGCGCAAAGCCGCTGCCCTCGAGCAGAAAAAAACCGCACAAGGCAATTGGCAGCAAGATAAGGGCAGTGATGATTCGTTGTTTAAGCATTAAATCCGGGCTCCAGCTTCAACCTGCTCACTCGTTTTACCGAAGCGGCGCTGGCGAGAAGCGAAATCAGCCAATGCATGACGCATGGCCTCGTGTTTGAAGTCCGGCCAGAACAGGTCGGAGAAGTACAACTCGGAGTAGGCCAGCTGCCACAGCAAGAAATTGCTGATGCGATGCTCGCCTCCGGTGCGGATGCACAGGTCAGGCAATGGCAGATCACCTGTCACCAGGCAGGTCTGCAGCAACCCGGGAG
This genomic stretch from Pseudomonas deceptionensis harbors:
- the ispC gene encoding 1-deoxy-D-xylulose-5-phosphate reductoisomerase yields the protein MSRPQQITVLGATGSIGLSTLDVIARHPDRYQVFGLSGYSRLAELLALCIKHRPQVVVVPHEHAASQLQAGLRAAGLNTEVLVGEEGLCQIASAPEVDSVMAAIVGAAGLRPTLAAVNAGKKILLANKEALVMTGDLFMQAVRNSGSVLLPIDSEHNAIFQCLPQDFSRGLGAVGVRRILLTASGGPFRETPLAELEHVTPDQACAHPNWSMGRKISVDSASMMNKGLELIEACWLFDARPEQVEVVIHPQSVIHSLVDYVDGSVLAQLGNPDMRTPIANALAWPERIDSGVAPLDLFAVARLDFQRPDEQRFPCLRLAREAAMAGNSAPAMLNAANEVAVAAFLDGRIRYPQIARIIEDVLNSEPVVAVDELEAVFAADGKARVLAEQWLSRNG
- a CDS encoding phosphatidate cytidylyltransferase is translated as MLKQRIITALILLPIALCGFFLLEGSGFALFIGVVVTLGAWEWARLAGFEAQPARVVFAAVVALLLFGLHIFPDLAPWVLGAAVLWWAAATFFVLTFPKSAVHWSSIATKLVIGLLILLPAWQGLVLIKAMPLGNWLIMAVMVLVWGADIGAYFSGRKFGKRKLAPKVSPGKSWEGVFGGLLLSLLITAAVGVVRDWSASQMFAALVGAAVIVLISVVGDLTESMFKRQAGVKDSSNLLPGHGGVLDRIDSLTAAIPVFAVLLWMAAS
- the rseP gene encoding RIP metalloprotease RseP, with amino-acid sequence MSALYMIVGTLVALGVLVTFHEFGHFWVARRCGVKVLRFSVGFGTPLLRWHDRQGTEFVVAAIPLGGYVKMLDEREGEVPADQLDQSFNRKTVGQRIAIVAAGPIANFMLAMVFFWVLAMMGSQQVRPVIGAVEGGSLAAQAGLVAGQEIVSIDGEPTTGWSNVNLQLVRRLGESGSMQVVVREPGSTAEASHQLVLKDWLKAADEPDPIASLGIRPWRPELPAVLAELDPKGPAQAAGLKTGDKLLAMNDLAVKDWQQVVDWVRVHPEARVVLRVERDGVPVDIPVTLAVRGEGKAATGYLGAGVKGIDWPPSMIREVSYGPLAAIGEGAKRTWTMSILTLDSLKKMLFGELSVKNLSGPITIAKVAGASAQSGAADFLNFLAYLSISLGVLNLLPIPVLDGGHLLFYLIEWARGRPLSDRVQGWGMQIGISLVVGVMLLALINDLGRL